From the genome of Salvelinus sp. IW2-2015 unplaced genomic scaffold, ASM291031v2 Un_scaffold3254, whole genome shotgun sequence:
GGAGAGCAagggaaagggacagagagagaggttggggtcGRTGCATCGGTATGCCTGCTCTCTCATTTCCAATCCACACGCTGCTGCCTTTCTGAGTAGACCCAGACTCTCTGTTTGAAATGCCAATCACCTCCTTGAGGCTGCGCCTTCTTCCTCATTCATTTACATTTATACTCCCCTTTCCCTGCGTGAGGGAGACCGGGAGTGCCTGAGACATTCGTGGAGGATCATTTCTGCTGAAGTTGCTGTGAAGAAATTACTGGGCGGTTTCTGCTCTTTGGACGCAATCTGCCTGATCTTTCCGTGTTTGGAGAGGACACAAAGTCTCTGGAAACATCGAACTCTATATCACCTGGAATATTTGAGAATTTGTGACTGCATTTTTTAGAGACATACAGGAATTCCTGTAAGCCAAGACGATCAAACTTGTTGACAGTTTTCTATATTTTCCCTGCTACTCTTGCAGGGCAGGCACACAGTGCAGCACGTGTTGTCTATGTCTTTTCTAAGGACAGAACCAGAGGAGTAGAAGGATAGGCTGCCAGTGTATTTGTCCTCTATCTGTGTGCGTCTGTATGATTGAGAACCGTCTGTGTCTGCACAGTGAGGGATGCCCTGGGGGACTCCCTGGTCGTGGACGAGGGCTAGTCTTCACGTTGCTGCTGACATGGCAGAGGGTACACGGCTCCTCTCTCTCGGCCACCAGCCTGATCTGCTGCTGAGCTAGGACCAGGACTAGGACCAGGACTAGGACCAAGACTAGCTACGGACCAGCCCCTGCCAAGCCCCCTGTCTCTGAGTCTAGGATCAGACCAGTCAAGGATCTTTCTGGAGCCTCCTGCCCTCTGCCGGTTGATCTGGTTTCAGACCAGGAGCTTTCAGAAGGCTCTCTGGCTGCAAAATGCTGAACTCTTCCCTGGACCTGCTGGAGCTGGAGCTCCTCAACCTGAGCGGCCCTCCTTTCTGCCTCCTGGACGTGGGCTACAGCCAGATCTTAAGCACCTGTCTACTGGAGGTAGCCATCATCCTGCTGCTTACCGTCCTCATCATCTCTGGCAACCTGGTGGTGATCTTTGTGTTCCACTGTGCTCCTCTtctccaccaccacacaaccagtGCCTTCATCCAGACCATGGCCTACGCAGACCTGTTGGTGGGTGTCAGCTGCCTCatcccctccctgtccctcctccaccacctgaAAGGCKTGGACGAGGAGCTCACCTGTAAGGTGTTTGGTTACATGGTTTCCGTGTTGAAGAGCGTTTCCATGGCGTCACTGGCGTGTGTTAGCGTGGACCGCTACATGGCGATAACACGGCCTCTGTCGTACGCTACCTTGGCGACGCCGTGCCGGATCCGCGGGTGCATCCTCCTCATCTGGGTCTACTCCGCCCTTGTCTTCCTGCCCTCCTTCTTCGGCTGGGGGAAGCCCGGCTACCACGGCGACGTGGTGGAGTGGTGCGCGGTGGAGTGGGAGACGAGGCCACTCTTCACATCGTTCATTGTGGCGCTGCTCTACGCGCCTGCCGCCATGACGGTKTGCTTCACCTATGTCAACATCTTCCGGATCTGCCGGCAGCATACGAGGGAGATCAGCGAGCGCCGCGCCCGCTTCGGCCCACAGGAAGGCTCTCTGGGACAGGATGGCCAGCCACAGCATGCGCCGGCGTGCACGGACAAACGCTACGCCATGGTGCTGTTCCGCATCACCAGCGTCTTCTACCTCCTCTGGCTTCCCTATATCCTGTATTTCCTGCTGGAGAGCGCTGGGATCTACAGTCACCCTGCCGCCTCGTTCATCACCACCTGGCTGGCTATCAGCAACAGCTTCTTTAACTGTCT
Proteins encoded in this window:
- the LOC112075588 gene encoding probable G-protein coupled receptor 21; translation: MLNSSLDLLELELLNLSGPPFCLLDVGYSQILSTCLLEVAIILLLTVLIISGNLVVIFVFHCAPLLHHHTTSAFIQTMAYADLLVGVSCLIPSLSLLHHLKGXDEELTCKVFGYMVSVLKSVSMASLACVSVDRYMAITRPLSYATLATPCRIRGCILLIWVYSALVFLPSFFGWGKPGYHGDVVEWCAVEWETRPLFTSFIVALLYAPAAMTVCFTYVNIFRICRQHTREISERRARFGPQEGSLGQDGQPQHAPACTDKRYAMVLFRITSVFYLLWLPYILYFLLESAGIYSHPAASFITTWLAISNSFFNCLIYSLSNSAFRKGLKRLCXFCVQRVDSKKSFSPSPGYGQGPICTRSTCHV